CCCGGACCGAGCACCACCACGGACCCAACGCCGAGCAGGGTCGCCGCCACCAGTCCTGTGAGAAGGTATGTCATGGTCTTCATCTCCCCATTGCCAGTTTTCAATGACGCCATTAGGCCTGAGAGATGTTCCGCAAGGATTTCCCATCTGTGACAACTTGTTGCAGCCACGGCGTTGCCGTTGCAACGGACCACCCGACGGAAGGCGCCCGAAATGGGCGAGCGGGAAGACGGGGCAGAGCGTCCACGAGCCGCTCCAGGGCATTTGCCCGTACCACCGCCGGACCCACGGAGTGGGTCCAGTGGTTAGTGAGCACTATCGCGATGAGTCTTCGAAATTGGCGTCCCCAACGGGATTCGAACCCGTGTCGTCACCTTGAAAGTGTTGCAAACCTCTCCGCCTACGTCCGCCGCTGTTTGCATAACCCGTTGTAAGGTCTACACTCTGTCCGTAGAGGTCCGCCGGAGTGCTCACTTTTCCAGCATCATCCGGCGACTAACTGGCGACTAGGTGGGAGGGGGCGGACATGGCACGGGCGACACGGGCAAGCGGTCTAGAGACCCGGGCGGCGAGGGACCGGATCCCCGTCGGACCCGCCTACCACTGGATCATGATCGGGGCCGGGCTCTCGCTCGGCTACCGGAAGGGGGCGAAGGCGCGCCGCTGGTACGCCCGGTTCACCGACCCCGCCGGGGTCGAGCGAAAGCCGGTGCTCGGCACGGCCGACGACTTCCTCGACCCGGACGGCGAGCGGGTCCTCTCCTACTTTCAGGCGCAGGACCGGGCGCGTGCCGCCCTCACCGAGGCCCTCGCGCCGAAGCCCGAACCCGCGGCGCCGCCCGAGGCCCCCTACACCGTCGCCGACGCTATGTCGGCATACCTCGACTGGCTCGACCTGCACCGGGCGAAAACCACGGCGAAGGGGTCGCGGATCATGTCCGCCGCGCACATAGGGCCGACTCTCGGCACGATCCACCTCGACGACCTGACGACGCCGAAGGTTCGCGACTGGCTCGCCGCCCTCGCGCGGGCCCCGGCCCGGCGCCGCCGCAAAGCCGGAGCCCCGGCGCCGAAGCCCGTGAAACCGGCCGGCTCCGTCGACCCGGAGACTCTCCGCCGGCGGAAGGCAACCGCTAACCGCGTGTTCTCGCTGCTGCGTGCCGCCCTGAACCACGCATGGAGCAACGGCAAGGCGCCCTCCGCAGATGCGTGGAAGCGGGTTAAGCCGTTCGACCGCACCGACAAGGCGCGCGTGCGCTATATCTCCGTCGAGGAGGTCCGCCGGCTGATCAACGCGGCCGATCCCGACTTCCGGCCCCTGGTCCGGGCCGCCGTGCTGACCGGGGCACGCTATGCCGAGCTCCGGGGCGTGCGGGCCGGAGACTTCCACCCCGACGCGCAGACGCTACGGATCGCGGAGCCGAAGTCGGGCCGGGTCCGGTATGTCCCCCTGACCACCGAGGGCGTCGCCCTGTTCGAGGAGCTCACCGCCGGCCGGCCGGCCGACGCGCCCGTGTTCGTGCGCACCGACGGCAAGCCGTGGGCGCAGGACTGGCAGATCCGCCCCATGCGCGCGGCGAGCGAGCGAGCGGGGATCAGCCCCCCAGTTCACTTCCACCTGCTCCGCCACGCCTACGGGTCGCTGCTCGCCCGGGCGGGGACGCCCCTGCAAGTGATCGCCGCCGCCCTCGGGCATGGCGACACGCGCATGACCCATCGGCACTACGCCCACCTGCAACCCGACTTCGTGGCGCAGACGGTGCGGGCGAACCTGCCGACCTTCGCCGAGGCCCCGACCCCGCCGAAGGTCCGCCGGCTCCGGCGCAAGGGGGCGTGACCGTGGCCGCCCCCCTCGATCCCTTTCGCGCGTGGCGAAGGATCGTAGAGTCGGCGACCCCGGGCCGGAGGCGCCGCACCACTCCCCAGCGGCGCCCCGACCCCGGGCCGGAGGCGCGGGCCCTGGTCGCCGCCGTGCTCGCCCGTGAGCACGTCTACCGGCCGATCGCTGCGGCCGACTGGCCCCGGGCAGAGCCCGTGGCGCGGTCCGGCGCGTTCCTGCACCTCGCCGAGGCCCTCGCGCGCGCGAACCCCTGGCCCAGCGGGGCCGCGCAACCGCTCGCGGAGCAAGTGCTCGAAAAGCTCGCCGCGGCCGGGGTCGACCCCGAGGCCGAGGCCGTTGACTGGCACGAGGTCGCGGCCGCTCGGGATCGTGCCGCCGCGCGGCTCGCCGAGGTCGCCGACACGCTCGGAGCGTTCTACGGCGCGCCGCCGCCGGAGCCCCTGGATCGCGTTCTGCGGGCCGTAGGCGAAGCCGCCGAGGGCATGAGCACCCCGGCATGGGTCCGCTACGCCGTCGCGTTTCTAGCACGCCGAGGCGCCCTTGCGGGGGTGCTCCGGTTGGCGGCCGAGGCACTCGCCGAGGCTCACCCCGCCTTGCTGGTCGGCGACGCCCGGCGCGCCCGCTCCCACCGGCTCCCGCTGTGGCGTCGGTTCGGGCGCAGGGGCGGAGCTGCCGACGCCGGCGGTCGTGCTCGGGGTGCCCTCGCCCGTGAGATGGCGGTCTACCTGCCGCCCGACGCCCCCGGCCGACTGACGACGATCGCGGAGTTGCTCACCGCTGCCGGGCTCCCAACGACACCCGCGACCGTCCGCAGACTGATCACCCGTCACTAAGACGTTTCCCGCCCTCCGGCGGCCGGTTTCCTCTTAGCGGGGCCGGCCGATGATGCTCGTCCCGGGTTCACCGGAGACGAGCACACATGACCGCTTCTACAACCGCTTGGCCGACCAATATCGAGGGGCTCGGGCCCGTCGATCCCCCCGCCTACACCGTCAACGAATTCTGCGAAGCCCACCGGATCGGGCGGTCGCTGTTCTACGAGCTCGCGAAGGAGGGGCGAGGCCCCGCCGTCACGAAGCTCGGCAACCGCGCCGTGATCTTGGGTGAAGCTGCTCGGGAATGGCGCCGCGCCCGGCTCAACGAAGTGCGGAGCGTGTCGTGACGGCCGCAAGGGGCCGGGCCGGGCGTGGGGCGCCCGGTGACCGGAGGGGAGGGGGGAAGCCGGCCGAGCGGCCGACTGGTCAAAGTTTAACCAATGAGGGCGGGGCAAGCCAGTCTGCCGACGCTGCAATGATGGCCCTCGCTCACCGCTGGCGGCCGGTCCAGCCGCCCCGCGACTTCAGCGACTTCGGGATCGAGGTCCCCGTCGGCGCCGCTGGCGAGGTCCGGGTCCCTTGTCCGGTCTGTGGGCCCACGCACCGGCACCCCCGCGACAAGGTTGTCGCGGTGAACGTCGGCCGCGGGATCTGGAAGTGTCATCGCTGCGACTGGCGGGGGTCACTGTGGATCCGGCGGGTCCCCGACCCCGTCCGCCATGAGCCGCCGCCCCCGCCCCCGCCGCCCGACGCCCGCAAGGCCCAGCGGCTCGCCGTGATCTGGCGCGAGTCGGCGCCGCTCACCGACCCCCGCGCCGAGGTGGGGCTCGCCTACCTGCGAGCCCGGGGGCTCGGGGCCCTGGTCGACGCTGGGGACCTGCCTGGCGGGGACGTGCTCCGGCTGCACCCGCGACTCCCCTACTTCGAGACCAGCGAAGCCGGCCGGCTGGTCGGCACGTTCCCCGCCCTGGTCGCTCGCGTGCTCGACCCCGAGGGCCGGCCGGCTTCGCTACACCGGACGTGGCTCGCCGCGGACGGCTCGGGCAAGGCAGACGTGGGCTCGCCCAAGAAGCTCGCCTCTCCGGCCCGTGTGAACGCGCTACGGGGTGCCGCGATCAGGTTGTGGCCAGCGACCGACCGGCTCGCCGTCTGCGAGGGGGGCGAGACCGCGTGCGCCGTGCGCGTGCTCACCGGGATCCCCGTGTGGTCTGCCGTGTCGGCGCATGGGCTCGAAACCCTCATGCTGCCGCCGGGGCTCGCCGAGCTCACCGTCGCTGGGGACAACGATCCCCACGGGGTCGGCGAGCGAGCGGCTCACCGGCTGGCCCAGCGGGCCCAGCGGGAGGGGATCCCCACCGTCACCGTGTCGATCCCGAAGCGGGTCGGCGACGACTGGCTCGACGTGCTCAACCGGAGGTCGCCGGCATGACCGCCGAGAACGCCGACGCCCGCAAGGAGTTCGAGCAACAAGCCCGTGACCAGTGGCCCGACCCCGAGCCTCTGCCGACCCTGCCCGAGGTCGCGTCGTTCGACTTCGCCCTCCTGCCCGCCGGGCTCCGCCCGTGGATCGAGGACGTTGCAGAGCGCGTGCAGTGTCCGCCGGACTTCCCCGCGGCCGGCGCGATGGTCGGGCTGGGGACTGTGATCGGACGGAGCATCGGCATCCGGCCGAAGCTCCGCGACGACTGGCTGGTCGTGCCGAACTTGTGGGGGGCGATCGCCGGGCCGCCGGGCGTGATGAAGACCCCCGCCCTGAGCGAGGCCCTCCGGTTCGTGAACCGGCTCGAAGCGACCGCCGCAGAGGCCCACGCAGACGCGATGCGTGCCCACCGGGCCCGCGGCATGGTGCGGGATGCCGAGGGCGCTGCGTTGAAGGATGAGCTCCGCAAGCGCGCAAAGGCGAAAGCCAAGGGCCTGGAGGATCTCGCCCGAGAGGCGATCGACGCCGCCGAAAACGATCCCGCTCCCGCCCGCCGACGATACGTGACGAACGACGCCACGGTCGAGAAGCTCGGGGAGCTGCTGGCGTCTAACCCGCGCGGTCTTCTGGTGTTCCGCGACGAAATTGTCGGCTGGCTCGCTGGGCTCGACCGGGAGGGGCAGGAGGGTGCCCGGAAGTTCTACCTCGAAGCCTGGAGCGGCACGCAGGAGCGATACACGTACGACCGGATCGGCCGGGGGACGATCGATATCGCGTGCCCCACGGTGTCGGTGCTCGGGGGCATACAGCCCGGGCCCCTCGCCGCGTACCTGAAGGACGCCCTCACCGACGGTGCGCGGCAGGACGGGCTTCTGCAACGGTTCCAGCTGTTCGTCTGGCCCGACACGCGCGGCGAGTGGCGCAACGTCGACCGCTGGCCCGACAGCACCGCCAGGACGACGGCGTGGGAGGTGTTCGAGCGGCTGGCCGCGGTCGACCCCAGCACGCTCAGGGCGGAG
The window above is part of the Gammaproteobacteria bacterium genome. Proteins encoded here:
- a CDS encoding site-specific integrase: MARATRASGLETRAARDRIPVGPAYHWIMIGAGLSLGYRKGAKARRWYARFTDPAGVERKPVLGTADDFLDPDGERVLSYFQAQDRARAALTEALAPKPEPAAPPEAPYTVADAMSAYLDWLDLHRAKTTAKGSRIMSAAHIGPTLGTIHLDDLTTPKVRDWLAALARAPARRRRKAGAPAPKPVKPAGSVDPETLRRRKATANRVFSLLRAALNHAWSNGKAPSADAWKRVKPFDRTDKARVRYISVEEVRRLINAADPDFRPLVRAAVLTGARYAELRGVRAGDFHPDAQTLRIAEPKSGRVRYVPLTTEGVALFEELTAGRPADAPVFVRTDGKPWAQDWQIRPMRAASERAGISPPVHFHLLRHAYGSLLARAGTPLQVIAAALGHGDTRMTHRHYAHLQPDFVAQTVRANLPTFAEAPTPPKVRRLRRKGA
- a CDS encoding DUF3987 domain-containing protein; its protein translation is MTAENADARKEFEQQARDQWPDPEPLPTLPEVASFDFALLPAGLRPWIEDVAERVQCPPDFPAAGAMVGLGTVIGRSIGIRPKLRDDWLVVPNLWGAIAGPPGVMKTPALSEALRFVNRLEATAAEAHADAMRAHRARGMVRDAEGAALKDELRKRAKAKAKGLEDLAREAIDAAENDPAPARRRYVTNDATVEKLGELLASNPRGLLVFRDEIVGWLAGLDREGQEGARKFYLEAWSGTQERYTYDRIGRGTIDIACPTVSVLGGIQPGPLAAYLKDALTDGARQDGLLQRFQLFVWPDTRGEWRNVDRWPDSTARTTAWEVFERLAAVDPSTLRAESEDNQIPYLRFEPEALEEFVAWRVGLEQRLRADGEHPALLQHLAKYRSLIPSLALICHLVDAPEGGPVSVDALIRALAWGEYLEAHARRLYAPALRPEVEGARELARRIRRGDVPSPFMARDVYRRGWRGLADPQAVRTTAELLDALGWLAEEILPTTSAGGRPAVQYYINPKAQRAPS
- a CDS encoding toprim domain-containing protein — its product is MMALAHRWRPVQPPRDFSDFGIEVPVGAAGEVRVPCPVCGPTHRHPRDKVVAVNVGRGIWKCHRCDWRGSLWIRRVPDPVRHEPPPPPPPPDARKAQRLAVIWRESAPLTDPRAEVGLAYLRARGLGALVDAGDLPGGDVLRLHPRLPYFETSEAGRLVGTFPALVARVLDPEGRPASLHRTWLAADGSGKADVGSPKKLASPARVNALRGAAIRLWPATDRLAVCEGGETACAVRVLTGIPVWSAVSAHGLETLMLPPGLAELTVAGDNDPHGVGERAAHRLAQRAQREGIPTVTVSIPKRVGDDWLDVLNRRSPA